A section of the Zavarzinella sp. genome encodes:
- a CDS encoding trimeric intracellular cation channel family protein, with protein sequence MLNLLDLLGIGLFGVSGCISAARKNFDLVGVCVVALVTAVGGGTLRDLLLDRHPILWIRNPVYLYVIFSAIPLTWIYTRYRSTPNQLLLVADAIGLSVYSILGVQAAQSMGHAGLVAIIMGVMTGTAGGVIRDVICNDVPILFQGGYLYATASFAGCLVYIISVHLELPKQVSVASGMLLILMLRTISIVYRWNLPAFQIIIPTKTNNKGI encoded by the coding sequence ATGTTAAATCTGTTGGATTTATTGGGAATTGGCCTGTTCGGAGTCAGCGGGTGCATCAGTGCGGCCCGCAAAAACTTCGATCTGGTGGGTGTTTGCGTCGTCGCATTGGTCACCGCGGTCGGTGGCGGTACCCTTCGCGATCTGTTATTAGATCGCCATCCAATCCTCTGGATCCGCAACCCAGTTTATCTGTATGTCATCTTTTCTGCCATCCCACTGACCTGGATTTATACCCGATACCGGAGTACCCCGAATCAGTTGTTACTGGTCGCGGATGCTATTGGGCTTTCTGTTTACAGCATCCTTGGTGTGCAGGCAGCCCAATCAATGGGGCATGCGGGGCTGGTAGCCATTATTATGGGTGTGATGACAGGCACGGCTGGTGGGGTCATTCGGGATGTTATCTGCAATGATGTGCCGATTCTGTTTCAAGGTGGGTACCTGTATGCCACCGCTTCATTTGCCGGCTGCCTGGTATACATCATCAGCGTTCACCTGGAATTGCCTAAACAGGTTTCCGTTGCCAGTGGGATGCTGTTAATTCTGATGCTAAGAACAATTTCGATTGTTTATCGCTGGAATCTGCCCGCCTTTCAGATCATTATTCCAACCAAAACCAACAACAAGGGGATCTAA
- a CDS encoding DsrE family protein, with protein MPGKFCVSLTHAKDNADKATVAFAVANAAVSSKRETVVFLSVEGVRLAQAGYSEGIHEEGFPTLKELIETFTAAGGKILVCTPCLKKRGLDDSNLIAGARLASGIELVEFMAEGCATVSY; from the coding sequence ATGCCAGGGAAATTCTGTGTTTCATTGACCCATGCCAAAGACAATGCTGACAAAGCCACAGTGGCATTTGCCGTCGCCAATGCCGCAGTCTCCTCAAAGCGGGAAACAGTGGTCTTTCTTAGCGTGGAAGGTGTTCGGCTGGCCCAGGCAGGCTATAGTGAGGGTATTCATGAAGAGGGCTTTCCCACGCTGAAAGAGTTAATTGAAACTTTCACAGCGGCAGGTGGGAAGATCCTGGTCTGTACACCCTGTCTGAAAAAGCGTGGGTTGGACGACAGTAACCTGATTGCGGGTGCCAGATTAGCAAGCGGGATAGAACTGGTGGAGTTTATGGCAGAAGGTTGTGCCACCGTCTCGTACTAA
- a CDS encoding cyclic-phosphate processing receiver domain-containing protein produces MKLWLDDERDPKDPSIQDWFGAEGDEIWVKTATMAIHYLQQGNIESISLDHDLGPPSAGTGMDVARWIEEQAFHGAMPRIVWAVHSKNSVGAKNMEQAMRNADRFWDENENRSHVE; encoded by the coding sequence ATGAAACTCTGGTTGGACGATGAGCGGGACCCAAAAGACCCCAGCATCCAGGATTGGTTTGGGGCAGAAGGCGATGAAATCTGGGTGAAAACGGCCACAATGGCAATCCATTACCTACAACAGGGAAACATCGAATCCATTTCTTTGGATCATGATCTGGGACCACCATCTGCGGGCACTGGAATGGATGTTGCCAGGTGGATCGAAGAACAAGCTTTTCATGGGGCAATGCCAAGAATTGTCTGGGCAGTTCATTCCAAAAATTCAGTTGGTGCCAAAAATATGGAGCAGGCTATGAGAAATGCGGATCGCTTCTGGGATGAAAATGAAAATCGTTCTCACGTGGAGTAA
- a CDS encoding prenyltransferase/squalene oxidase repeat-containing protein, translated as MKKFILVKLTCLLLALGASAAPKPEEIKASVTKAYDFFKSVQKENGSFEPQRAGPGVTAIIVAGLIRNGYPVDDPVVAKGMKYLESQIQEDGGIYNRFLANYTTCIALVTFQEANKNGKYDKVIASANKFIKTLQQGGPEENLPFGGFGYDAKSRPDVSNTHFAVEALIAAGVPKDDPAIQNAIRFLSKCQNLPSEANKEAYAKKASEQDKGGFVYNPSEAGNAKSPKVTPEGGLRSEGAMTYAGLKSFLYAGVGKTDPRVVAALGWIRKNYTLEENPGQGEAGLYYYYTTFAKAMSVLGEDNFEDAAGKKHDWKMELFTTLKTKQSEKGSWTNKNGAFLESSPELATAFAVLALSYCK; from the coding sequence GTGAAAAAATTCATTCTTGTAAAGCTGACCTGCCTGTTACTGGCGTTGGGGGCAAGTGCCGCACCGAAACCGGAAGAGATCAAGGCGTCCGTGACGAAAGCTTACGACTTTTTTAAATCGGTCCAGAAGGAAAATGGCTCTTTTGAGCCCCAACGGGCCGGACCTGGCGTTACTGCGATTATTGTCGCAGGGTTAATTCGCAATGGCTATCCGGTTGACGATCCGGTCGTAGCCAAAGGAATGAAATACCTGGAAAGCCAGATTCAGGAAGATGGTGGAATTTACAACCGGTTTCTGGCCAATTACACCACCTGTATTGCACTGGTTACTTTTCAGGAAGCCAACAAAAATGGAAAGTACGATAAAGTGATTGCCAGCGCCAACAAGTTCATCAAAACCCTACAGCAGGGTGGGCCGGAAGAAAACCTCCCCTTCGGTGGATTTGGGTATGATGCAAAAAGCCGACCAGATGTGTCAAATACTCACTTCGCGGTGGAAGCTCTGATTGCTGCAGGTGTGCCAAAAGATGATCCCGCCATTCAAAATGCGATTCGTTTTTTAAGCAAGTGCCAGAATCTGCCCAGCGAAGCCAATAAAGAAGCTTATGCCAAGAAAGCCAGCGAACAGGATAAAGGCGGTTTTGTTTACAACCCCAGCGAAGCTGGCAACGCCAAAAGCCCCAAAGTGACGCCGGAAGGTGGTTTGCGGTCGGAAGGTGCCATGACCTACGCTGGCCTGAAAAGCTTCCTGTATGCCGGCGTGGGAAAAACCGATCCCCGCGTAGTGGCTGCGCTCGGCTGGATCAGGAAAAACTACACATTGGAAGAAAACCCGGGCCAGGGCGAAGCCGGTCTGTATTACTATTACACCACTTTTGCCAAAGCGATGTCGGTGCTGGGTGAAGACAATTTTGAAGATGCAGCAGGCAAAAAGCACGACTGGAAGATGGAATTGTTTACCACATTAAAGACAAAACAGTCCGAGAAAGGCAGTTGGACAAACAAGAATGGTGCCTTTCTGGAAAGTTCGCCAGAACTAGCCACCGCTTTCGCAGTGTTGGCGTTAAGCTACTGCAAATAA
- a CDS encoding ThuA domain-containing protein, with amino-acid sequence MWKVLAALFLSVGGACAEPVRKIVLIAGPKDAQHPVGTHEYEKTVRALKFCMENSPIASQVRVEAHINGWPSPESTLDDADTIILVSSGSDRDEQAHPLLVGKHLEIIEKQMKRGCGLGLIHWSTFLPKERAGRQALDWIGGYFDYESGQKPRGWYSQITTLTAEAHPTKHAVGNGVKPFSVKEEWYHHIRFREKDPQLQPLLVVPIAKEEEVVCWGKQRTDGGRGFGFTGGHFFSNWQQADFRKFILNSIFWSAGGTVPAEGITSVFPGEREIAMVPLGKRSEVLLITGDDHPAHNWREVSQMLKLTLERGVKANCTVANPEIFAEGNLDRFDLIVLNYCNWKQPGLSDKAKANLLAYLQQPKGLAIIHFANGAYHFSLPNGKTTDWPEYRNIVPRVWEHGKSGHDSFGKFVVNITKEKHPITEGLSDFSTTDELYYRQQGDQPITVLATARSNVSKRDEPIAWVSSYGKSRVFQTVLGHATESIRGDGPTQLISRGCAWAAGQTLKPLKEPAPPVKVKTELQFAEGKFGKALNPRSLPGQVEGDDRWRNPPLTVEAWAKLENSQQFNVVVSSDPKESVNHWEIYSYVNNGHFAAYLPGYDPPHVQSKVNICDKLWHHLAMTHRGTEVELFVDGKSVAKVAVKKRTDMKAIEGPLFFGGAKSSTHQVGCVGLVDDVRISNRVREVVLPKAALVRDEFTVSLWNLDGQEGLSADTNWTPPAPTTGKVEDWQKMTDKDWIDARFAKTDTGNAFQATFDYTSSRGKQRIFKGTSIRVGDKLSASVLFDRNQLRYGAMWLGDLNHSSRRFGLLNTPQPAGTIQLSTTSGPGWANPDGLWQTNAAPTGPLPKTWARFRGLTKILDRTVLHMQVGETSVLEVPWQDVIAQHVVFTRTLELGKSEKDLITLVAEEAKAPQKMTIGEKTVWAFQKDEKNFLFVAVHGAGELLADDKGKLFCKFAAKGATQHSTIAHWVGTKENAAAVSAEYAKVQPQPPSHWVNLSRTIAAEKSVRWRERPETELKLATSTSGPLVLDTFTLPYKNPYNALFFVTGIDFLPDGRPIICTAHGDVWIVNTLKVRPNVLQWQRFATGLYQSLGIRVRNGDIFVLERGQLTKLVDHNNDGEADWYENFNSDWHTGGGEHSYDTCLETDPEGNFFFFKTGDDHTPTGGCLLKVKYDGSEASIYSTGFRHPIGLGMSPDGVVSGADQEGNWMPATRLDLYRDGGFYGDMRTHHRAVPPTTYDLPYLWIPKEADNSAGGQFWLPKDQFGSLGGKMIHLSYGRCRAYAVLPDTNRSIRHPQAAIADLGLQFLAGSARGRVHPKENSAYIVGLNGWQTAAKADGSLQRIRYQPEGIYELPVRYSTSGNTIELSFDRAIDPASIKPESFTFERWNYRYSSAYGSKDWSVENPEKEARDTVGLAKVELLNDNKTVKITPTTWKPAMQVKLAYKLKFASSGECQGTVYTTIHAE; translated from the coding sequence ATGTGGAAGGTACTTGCAGCACTGTTTTTATCTGTTGGTGGGGCCTGTGCGGAGCCGGTGCGGAAAATTGTGCTGATTGCCGGTCCCAAGGATGCACAGCACCCTGTGGGCACGCACGAATATGAGAAAACGGTGCGAGCACTGAAATTCTGCATGGAAAACAGCCCTATTGCCAGTCAGGTGCGTGTAGAAGCACACATCAATGGCTGGCCATCACCGGAAAGCACGCTGGATGATGCGGATACTATTATTCTGGTTTCCAGTGGGTCGGATCGCGATGAACAGGCCCACCCGTTGTTGGTGGGCAAACACCTGGAAATTATCGAAAAGCAGATGAAACGTGGGTGTGGGCTGGGGCTGATCCATTGGTCGACTTTTCTGCCCAAAGAGCGCGCAGGTCGTCAGGCACTGGATTGGATTGGTGGCTATTTCGATTACGAAAGTGGCCAGAAGCCACGTGGCTGGTATTCGCAAATTACCACCCTGACTGCCGAAGCACACCCCACCAAACATGCAGTGGGCAATGGCGTGAAGCCGTTTTCTGTGAAAGAAGAATGGTACCACCATATCCGTTTTCGTGAAAAAGACCCCCAACTGCAACCACTGCTCGTGGTGCCGATTGCCAAAGAAGAAGAGGTTGTCTGTTGGGGCAAACAACGCACCGATGGTGGGCGGGGTTTTGGCTTCACTGGCGGGCATTTCTTCAGTAACTGGCAGCAGGCCGATTTCCGTAAGTTCATCCTGAACAGCATCTTCTGGTCGGCAGGTGGCACCGTACCTGCTGAGGGAATTACTTCTGTTTTCCCTGGTGAACGAGAAATTGCGATGGTGCCACTGGGTAAGCGATCGGAAGTGCTGTTGATAACTGGCGACGACCACCCTGCCCACAACTGGCGGGAAGTAAGCCAGATGCTGAAACTAACCCTGGAACGTGGGGTAAAGGCCAATTGCACCGTCGCCAATCCGGAGATTTTTGCGGAAGGAAACCTCGACCGCTTTGATCTGATTGTGCTGAACTATTGCAACTGGAAACAACCCGGCCTGTCCGACAAAGCCAAGGCGAACCTGCTGGCGTATCTGCAACAACCGAAAGGACTTGCGATCATTCACTTCGCCAACGGCGCGTACCACTTTTCGCTGCCGAACGGCAAAACCACCGATTGGCCGGAATATCGCAACATTGTCCCACGGGTGTGGGAACATGGCAAAAGTGGCCACGATTCGTTTGGTAAATTCGTGGTGAATATTACGAAAGAGAAACATCCGATTACCGAAGGTCTGAGCGATTTCAGCACCACCGATGAATTGTACTATCGCCAGCAGGGCGACCAGCCGATTACCGTGCTGGCGACGGCACGTTCGAATGTTTCGAAACGCGACGAACCAATCGCCTGGGTAAGCAGTTACGGCAAATCGCGGGTCTTTCAAACCGTGCTGGGTCATGCCACAGAATCGATCCGTGGTGATGGCCCCACGCAACTGATTTCCCGTGGTTGTGCGTGGGCTGCTGGTCAAACGCTGAAACCGTTGAAAGAACCTGCCCCACCGGTGAAAGTGAAGACAGAGTTGCAGTTCGCGGAGGGGAAGTTTGGCAAGGCACTGAACCCCAGATCGCTTCCAGGTCAGGTGGAGGGGGACGATCGTTGGCGAAATCCCCCACTGACAGTGGAAGCGTGGGCAAAATTAGAAAATTCTCAGCAATTCAACGTGGTAGTGTCCAGCGATCCCAAAGAATCCGTAAACCATTGGGAAATCTACAGTTACGTCAATAATGGCCACTTTGCAGCCTACCTTCCTGGTTACGATCCGCCGCACGTGCAGTCGAAAGTGAACATTTGTGATAAGCTGTGGCATCACCTGGCAATGACGCACCGTGGGACGGAAGTGGAACTGTTTGTCGATGGGAAATCAGTGGCCAAAGTGGCCGTTAAGAAACGCACCGACATGAAGGCGATTGAAGGACCGCTATTCTTCGGTGGGGCAAAATCGAGTACCCATCAAGTGGGGTGTGTCGGTCTGGTAGATGATGTGCGTATTTCCAACCGCGTGCGTGAAGTTGTGCTGCCCAAAGCCGCCCTGGTTCGCGATGAATTCACCGTCAGTCTGTGGAATCTGGATGGGCAGGAAGGCTTGTCTGCCGATACCAACTGGACACCACCTGCCCCCACAACCGGAAAGGTGGAAGACTGGCAGAAAATGACTGATAAAGATTGGATTGATGCCCGCTTTGCCAAAACAGATACTGGCAACGCCTTCCAGGCGACGTTTGACTACACCAGCAGTCGTGGCAAGCAACGCATCTTCAAGGGCACCAGCATCCGCGTGGGCGACAAACTAAGTGCCAGCGTGCTGTTCGACCGCAACCAGCTACGCTACGGTGCGATGTGGCTGGGCGATCTCAATCATAGTTCCCGCCGATTTGGCTTGTTGAACACCCCGCAGCCAGCAGGAACGATTCAACTGAGCACCACATCCGGCCCAGGGTGGGCAAATCCCGATGGGCTTTGGCAAACGAACGCCGCACCGACAGGCCCGCTGCCAAAGACGTGGGCACGTTTCAGAGGACTTACCAAAATTCTCGACCGCACCGTGCTACACATGCAGGTGGGTGAAACATCTGTTCTGGAAGTCCCCTGGCAGGACGTAATTGCTCAGCACGTGGTGTTTACCCGCACGCTGGAATTAGGGAAAAGTGAAAAAGATCTCATCACTTTGGTTGCAGAAGAGGCCAAAGCACCACAAAAAATGACGATAGGTGAAAAAACCGTATGGGCCTTTCAAAAAGATGAAAAAAACTTCCTTTTTGTAGCTGTTCATGGTGCAGGGGAGTTACTCGCAGACGACAAAGGGAAATTGTTCTGCAAGTTTGCTGCAAAAGGTGCCACGCAGCACAGCACCATCGCCCACTGGGTGGGTACCAAAGAAAATGCTGCTGCGGTAAGTGCAGAATATGCCAAGGTTCAACCACAGCCTCCTTCCCATTGGGTGAACCTGTCCCGCACGATCGCTGCGGAAAAATCTGTCCGCTGGCGTGAGCGACCGGAAACAGAACTGAAATTAGCCACCAGTACCAGTGGACCGTTGGTGCTGGATACCTTCACACTTCCTTACAAAAATCCGTACAACGCACTGTTCTTCGTTACGGGCATCGACTTTTTGCCAGACGGTCGGCCAATTATCTGCACCGCCCATGGCGATGTGTGGATTGTCAACACATTAAAAGTTCGCCCCAATGTGCTGCAATGGCAGCGGTTTGCCACCGGACTGTATCAGTCGCTGGGTATCCGCGTTCGCAATGGTGATATCTTCGTGCTGGAACGTGGGCAACTGACCAAACTGGTCGACCACAATAATGATGGCGAAGCCGACTGGTACGAGAACTTCAACAGCGACTGGCACACCGGAGGTGGGGAACATTCCTACGATACCTGCCTGGAAACAGACCCTGAAGGAAACTTCTTTTTCTTCAAAACTGGTGACGACCACACCCCCACCGGTGGGTGTCTGTTGAAAGTGAAATACGATGGCAGCGAAGCCAGTATCTACAGCACCGGTTTTCGGCATCCCATTGGGCTGGGAATGTCGCCAGACGGTGTTGTCAGTGGGGCGGATCAGGAAGGAAACTGGATGCCTGCCACGCGACTGGATTTATACCGCGATGGCGGCTTTTATGGCGATATGCGAACGCACCACCGTGCGGTGCCACCCACCACGTACGATCTGCCCTATCTTTGGATCCCCAAGGAAGCTGACAACTCCGCAGGTGGGCAATTCTGGCTTCCCAAAGACCAGTTTGGCAGCCTTGGTGGCAAGATGATCCACCTTTCCTATGGCAGGTGCCGGGCATACGCCGTGCTGCCCGATACGAACCGTTCGATCAGGCACCCGCAAGCGGCCATTGCCGATCTTGGCTTGCAGTTTCTGGCAGGTTCCGCACGTGGCCGGGTTCACCCCAAAGAAAACAGTGCCTATATTGTGGGCCTGAATGGCTGGCAGACCGCAGCGAAGGCCGATGGCAGCCTGCAACGCATTCGCTATCAGCCCGAAGGAATTTATGAGCTGCCAGTACGATATAGCACGTCAGGCAATACAATTGAACTATCGTTTGATCGTGCAATCGATCCCGCATCGATAAAGCCGGAATCGTTTACTTTTGAACGCTGGAACTATCGCTACAGCAGTGCGTATGGCTCCAAAGACTGGTCGGTAGAAAATCCCGAAAAGGAAGCCCGGGACACGGTAGGACTTGCAAAGGTCGAATTGCTAAATGACAATAAGACTGTCAAGATAACACCCACCACCTGGAAGCCGGCAATGCAGGTGAAACTGGCTTACAAGTTGAAATTCGCATCATCGGGTGAGTGCCAGGGAACTGTATACACAACGATACATGCGGAATAA
- a CDS encoding homoserine dehydrogenase, whose protein sequence is MNSPLRVAIIGGGTVGGGVVKILQQHPERLQQRCGKAIQLQQVVVRDLEKERPDIPREFLTDQISPTIQRSDVDLIVELIGGTTIAKQVVLQALQAGKDVVTANKALLAEHGPELFETARRMGRTIAFEASVAGGVPIIATLGQSLGANQITAIQGILNGTSNFILSNMSECGSSYADTLKLAQQLGYAEADPTLDVDGSDAAHKLAILVQLAFGVTVRLGDIERQGISDLNAMDLRFAAELGYTIKLLAEAWSDGNQVAVHVAPVLLRRTDMLAQVRGAQNAIQLVGDAVGEVMLQGQGAGAMPTASAVVADILDLAIGRAQATFQAQNLWSKQDRGYFLCPSDNVRSRFYLRVLVHDQPGRLADVARALADHQISIASLIQHEALEEHQGSVVPLVIMTHYAETKRFLKALAKINTLPGVVPPGVYFSVDD, encoded by the coding sequence ATGAATTCACCACTGCGTGTTGCAATTATTGGTGGCGGGACCGTTGGTGGTGGAGTTGTCAAAATCCTGCAACAACACCCCGAACGTTTGCAGCAGCGGTGCGGCAAAGCAATTCAACTTCAACAGGTGGTTGTCCGCGATCTGGAAAAAGAACGGCCCGATATTCCACGTGAATTCCTGACCGATCAGATATCCCCCACGATTCAACGATCTGATGTTGATTTGATTGTTGAATTAATTGGTGGTACCACCATTGCGAAACAGGTGGTGCTGCAGGCTTTGCAGGCTGGAAAAGATGTGGTGACAGCCAATAAGGCCTTGCTTGCTGAACATGGGCCGGAATTATTTGAAACCGCACGTCGCATGGGCCGCACCATCGCTTTTGAAGCCAGCGTTGCCGGTGGGGTGCCAATTATTGCCACGTTAGGCCAGTCGTTGGGCGCCAATCAGATTACCGCGATTCAGGGAATCCTGAACGGTACCAGCAACTTTATTCTCAGCAATATGTCGGAATGTGGCAGTTCCTACGCAGACACTTTGAAACTTGCCCAACAGTTAGGATATGCGGAAGCAGACCCCACCCTGGATGTGGATGGGTCCGATGCTGCCCATAAACTGGCGATTCTGGTACAACTGGCCTTTGGCGTTACCGTACGGCTGGGCGATATCGAGCGGCAGGGAATTTCCGATCTGAACGCGATGGATTTACGTTTTGCCGCCGAACTGGGCTACACCATCAAATTGCTGGCAGAAGCCTGGTCGGACGGCAATCAGGTGGCTGTACATGTCGCACCCGTGTTGTTGCGTCGCACCGACATGCTGGCTCAGGTGCGTGGTGCCCAGAATGCCATTCAACTGGTGGGTGATGCAGTCGGTGAAGTGATGTTGCAGGGGCAGGGTGCGGGAGCCATGCCCACCGCAAGTGCCGTAGTGGCAGATATTCTCGATCTGGCAATCGGAAGAGCTCAGGCCACTTTTCAGGCACAGAATCTGTGGTCGAAGCAGGACCGGGGTTATTTTCTTTGCCCATCGGATAATGTGCGAAGCCGCTTTTATCTGCGGGTGCTGGTACACGATCAGCCTGGCCGACTTGCTGATGTTGCGAGAGCCCTGGCCGATCACCAGATCAGCATTGCATCGCTCATTCAGCATGAGGCACTGGAAGAGCATCAGGGTAGTGTGGTGCCATTGGTGATTATGACCCACTACGCAGAAACGAAAAGATTCCTGAAAGCATTAGCAAAAATTAATACTTTGCCTGGTGTGGTACCGCCTGGGGTCTACTTTTCCGTAGATGATTGA
- a CDS encoding ankyrin repeat domain-containing protein, producing MSTSDGFLAMYDAHERGDLDAVQNLLKSHPELEERGPEDNTHTWLHFAAQMGHISLAKFWLDQGHNVNRNVRGSSPKKDGLYTPLHLAKDAAMTRFLLSQGASVNACARIFGTPLHNAISLAVEPSRQRCPQGANMDQIHALLEAGTDLFLMNGEDKGYTPLAWAIKLKRKTAENLLREVDAPEKGRSAFTRKKVLKLDLRKDYDQIYKLVVKRVQKYNPRMNVGTGDESSLVHMIELGYQCDQAGWVALIFDTRPDAAPDGEWTASIGENLFERRHWHEAYQAIQDGPVQISLPDGTQCEIGATEYESFTEKIGEMLKNLLLKARTDGVFESLPKAIQCHLGVEAIDGSYGWPAYEDRGKDDLV from the coding sequence TTGAGTACTTCAGATGGTTTTTTGGCGATGTATGATGCCCATGAGCGCGGCGATCTGGATGCTGTGCAAAATCTATTAAAGTCCCACCCAGAACTTGAAGAAAGGGGACCAGAAGATAATACGCATACTTGGCTGCACTTTGCCGCACAAATGGGTCATATATCGCTCGCGAAATTCTGGCTCGATCAAGGCCACAATGTAAATCGCAATGTTCGCGGCTCATCACCGAAGAAGGATGGACTTTACACACCTCTGCACCTTGCCAAAGATGCCGCAATGACCCGCTTCCTACTATCACAGGGCGCATCTGTAAATGCGTGTGCGAGAATCTTTGGGACACCACTGCACAACGCAATTTCATTGGCAGTTGAGCCATCACGCCAACGCTGTCCTCAAGGAGCGAACATGGACCAGATTCATGCATTGCTCGAGGCAGGGACCGATCTTTTTCTCATGAATGGCGAGGATAAAGGATACACTCCACTTGCATGGGCCATCAAACTCAAGCGAAAAACAGCAGAAAACCTATTACGTGAGGTGGATGCACCAGAGAAAGGTCGCTCTGCGTTCACTCGGAAGAAAGTTCTGAAACTGGATCTTCGCAAAGACTATGACCAAATTTACAAGCTTGTGGTAAAGCGAGTCCAAAAGTACAATCCTAGAATGAATGTAGGGACTGGTGATGAGTCCTCTCTGGTTCACATGATTGAGCTCGGATATCAGTGTGACCAGGCTGGTTGGGTTGCACTTATATTTGACACGCGGCCCGATGCTGCTCCGGACGGTGAATGGACTGCCTCTATCGGAGAAAACCTTTTTGAACGTCGTCATTGGCACGAGGCCTATCAGGCAATCCAGGACGGGCCAGTCCAAATCAGTCTTCCAGATGGAACCCAATGCGAAATCGGGGCAACTGAATATGAATCATTCACGGAGAAAATCGGTGAAATGCTTAAGAACTTGCTTTTAAAAGCCAGAACAGACGGGGTCTTTGAATCTCTTCCCAAAGCAATTCAGTGCCATTTGGGTGTGGAAGCGATTGATGGAAGTTACGGATGGCCAGCATACGAAGATCGAGGCAAAGATGATCTGGTCTAA
- a CDS encoding HAD family acid phosphatase has product MNRVQQRIFRTTLVAGGLIAAFLVGNWVSAQAPVPAAPAAFKPEKPANRGLDANLYMQTSAEYRACCYQAYNLATLRLKDAVRQHADKKLAVVLDLDETVVDNAGFQAMQLRSNLAYDQRLWDHWEKDHAEHVGLIPGAKEFILEAGKLGVTVAYISNRNDKFRDQTKKLLAKHGISAAEDSLLKLSTDTSDKTKRRKEVEKEYTVVLYVGDNLRDFDDSFRCRKFEKKTPEEISQAIKERKETTDKHQSEWGNKWIVLPCPAYGEWLKPLGEGENDLDQLAPPIGK; this is encoded by the coding sequence ATGAACCGTGTTCAACAGCGAATATTTCGCACAACCCTGGTGGCTGGTGGGTTGATTGCCGCCTTTCTGGTGGGGAACTGGGTTTCGGCACAGGCACCAGTTCCGGCAGCACCTGCTGCATTCAAGCCGGAAAAACCTGCCAACCGTGGCCTGGATGCTAATCTATACATGCAGACCTCGGCTGAATACCGTGCCTGTTGCTATCAGGCGTACAACCTTGCCACCCTGCGATTGAAAGACGCTGTCAGGCAACATGCTGATAAGAAGCTTGCCGTGGTTCTCGACCTGGACGAAACCGTGGTGGATAATGCGGGCTTTCAGGCGATGCAACTGAGGAGCAATCTTGCCTATGATCAACGACTTTGGGATCACTGGGAAAAGGACCATGCGGAACATGTCGGCCTGATCCCCGGTGCAAAAGAGTTTATCCTGGAGGCAGGAAAACTCGGTGTCACAGTCGCTTACATTAGTAATCGAAACGACAAGTTCCGTGATCAGACCAAAAAATTGCTGGCAAAACATGGCATCTCTGCTGCAGAAGACAGCCTGCTGAAACTGAGCACGGACACAAGTGACAAAACCAAGCGACGAAAGGAAGTGGAGAAAGAGTACACAGTGGTCCTGTATGTTGGTGATAACCTGCGTGACTTTGACGACAGTTTCCGTTGCAGAAAATTCGAGAAAAAGACACCTGAGGAAATCAGCCAGGCGATCAAAGAACGCAAGGAAACCACTGATAAGCACCAAAGCGAGTGGGGGAATAAGTGGATTGTACTGCCATGCCCGGCATACGGGGAATGGCTGAAGCCCCTGGGCGAAGGCGAGAACGATCTGGATCAACTCGCCCCACCCATTGGGAAGTAA